One stretch of Brevibacillus laterosporus DNA includes these proteins:
- a CDS encoding amino acid adenylation domain-containing protein, with amino-acid sequence MGKTMKVDKTNVEEILALTPSQEGILFYYLYNLESREYYEQLCLNLEGMVQPELIKRAWDYTVLHNEMLRTIFRWENLKKPVQIILKDKPVSVRQIDLSMVPIEQKAERLANVKLQDHKEPLHLHTEPFRITLCKLSDNQYEMIITNHHILYDGWSNGVLLNEFFQAYHNLKVGQESTGIEKSTFKDFVKWSQSQRNKEEVTLFWKNLLDGFDTKSVVLARTEYNLESSKLGKSYTYGFSQSLTNRMKAFVQEQNITIASFFYTVWGLVLQRYNNNQDVVFGVTSSGRTAPIKGIEQMVGLFINTLPFRVKNRSDETIIDVLQMIHQQVKEREAYESIPLVDVKAWTDLDNQESIFDSIMIVQNYPIDFSLMNKFSELSVLSYEMNELTNYPLCLEVVMKDDVELRITYHEHRFDESTIERITGHFLQMIEGIMNAPHAKLFSIEMMTPQEKTLILETFNDTTVDDLQEQTIHQLFESQVERTPDQVAVVYEGEQLTYREVNERANQLARTLRAEGIGPDQLVGIMVERSLDMMVGLLGILKAGGAYVPIDPAYPEERIRYMLEDTGAKLVVVHNHLQKRISFAGKCLILDEEASYQKDAYNPEPISGPADLAYVMYTSGSTGKPKGVMITHQAVVNQVHGITDRIDFAQGKSILSVTTISFDPFVVETFLSLSKGVRVVLASEDQQADPKALCNVIWEQQIDMIQMTPPRMQMLLSSMHGTERVKCLQGVREIMLGGEAPPAFLLNTLREHTQARLYNMYGPTETTVWSSVAEVTIREPITVGKPLMNKYFYILSAQSQLQPIGVAGELCIAGEGLARGYWNRPELTAEKFVENPFMPGSKMHKTGDLAKWLPDGTIECLGRIDHQVKIRGYRIELGEVEAQLVNMEAVQEAVVIAREDQAGLKQLCAYIVAEKQLTMSELKSSLSRELPSYMIPSYFVQLDKMPHSPNGKIDRKALPAPEGSSIHTGVEYVAPRTEIEAKMEKIWCEILGIEKVGMNDNFFELGGHSLKASQFISTLGKVSHKHLPLRAVFNTPTIAELAALIEDETLIDYMKIEKAPLQDYYPISSAQKRLFVLNKMDEGLTTYNMPGMLSLKGNVDRTRMEKALHQLLNRHEALRTSFHFVNSEVVQRIHQHVEFSIQENRILERMDVGMDQSIVISQLIDAFVQPFDLEQAPLLRVELVHLENEEYLLLFDMHHIISDGSTIELFIKEFMSLYAGETLPDLSIQYKDYTVWHNARLASDEWEKKEQYWLSQFADEIPILHLPTDFTRPPSKSFAGDHVLMELDKEETTVINRFALENNVTPFMVLLATYHVLLAKYSGQDDQVIGSPIAGRTHADLQNIMGMFVNTLPFRNRVEQQESFRSFLARVKQNVLLAIEHQEYPFEELVQKLDVERNVERNPLFDTMLILQNMESKELTLDDARISQSVFPTKTSKFDLTLEAKEKEGRYHFRLEYCKDLFYKKTGEQLLKHFINLLKIVTKNPDLTFGRVDFLLPEEKNQLLVEFNHTAMSYDRDKTIHQLFADRVKLSPNQIAVICEERSLTYQEVDAQANQIAHYLLEHHQVKPNQLIGILIERSELMLIAMLGILKAGAAYVPIDPVLPDERIKVIVNEAKISVVLSTTRFVHQLNALQWECPTFTTFVCLDNDEINAIESSQTNELIDQKLWNHIGSVGKDEIAIGGWVSSFTGQPFSQVEMSEYSKNVLHKLKPHLNSRTRVLEIGCSSGLTMFELAPYVGSYYGTDLSSVIIEKNRQKMEREGVSNIKLATLAAHQINQLKERDFDVVILNSVIQYFPNYNYLRFVLARALEMLGKNGILFIGDIMDLTLKEEMIQSLTDFKRAQVDEKYRTKTEFTSELFISRSFLEDWLEENAEVTHVAFSKKEHSIENELTRYRYDALFNVDKECFREDALAKQDVATRHKNQHGVSIITGHPTDEINTPVPANSLSYVCFTSGSTGKPKGVMIEHRGVHNFIEAAVKVIPYQEGKRLVSVTNISFDVLVLETFVPLVKGVTVIIATESEQRDPRRLSELIINNETSMIQVTPSRLQLLMNDEGCHNSLSLLEVIMIGGEAFSTVQLKGLQSITHAKLFNLYGPTETTVYSTIADLTGKETVTIGQPIGNTSIYIVDKEKNVVPIGVQGELCIAGDGVARGYLYRPDLTFEKFVPDPFDVEDNSARMYCTGDLARWREDGTLEYLGRSDHQVKIRGYRIELGEIEERLQSHEEITEAVVLISEDTFGNKTLIAYIVSQTQLSAAPLRDFVKEALPEYMVPAHFVQIDKMPLTPSGKADRKSLEKTTTKLATGTAFVAASNEVEEVLLSIWEELLGVTGFGIHDNFFDLGGNSLLLVRMHSLVDEKYPNRVTVTDMFTYPSIGKISHILHGDIEQSQALTLPSISLDRDYFTSNQIQSGSLFEAELKAAAVIKLQQMAEAEHVTIEDIFVAAYVFLLSQISGTKQMAIQLLMQNSNQFVSLDADVSSMSNFPELFRFVHQKQKAIDDTKIYRVDELSGLVMSKEPFTVTPLLYRKGLATKRSEMNDIFDILLEIDRGSQNIYLRLDYQPQRLRSEKMKELFNAYMKLLTMIIENYQTS; translated from the coding sequence GTGGGGAAGACGATGAAGGTAGATAAAACAAACGTAGAAGAAATTTTGGCATTAACGCCTTCTCAAGAAGGAATATTATTTTACTATTTATATAATCTTGAAAGTAGAGAGTATTATGAACAATTGTGCTTGAATTTAGAAGGAATGGTTCAACCAGAACTAATTAAGAGAGCATGGGATTACACTGTTCTACATAATGAAATGCTACGAACGATTTTTCGCTGGGAGAATTTAAAAAAACCAGTGCAGATCATCTTAAAAGATAAACCTGTTTCTGTTCGACAGATTGACCTGTCGATGGTACCTATAGAGCAAAAAGCTGAAAGACTTGCAAATGTAAAACTACAAGATCACAAAGAGCCGTTGCATTTACATACAGAGCCGTTCCGTATTACCTTGTGTAAGTTGTCGGACAATCAGTATGAAATGATTATTACTAATCACCATATCTTATATGATGGCTGGAGCAATGGAGTGTTACTTAACGAATTTTTCCAAGCTTATCATAATCTCAAAGTAGGACAGGAAAGTACAGGAATAGAGAAAAGTACATTCAAAGATTTTGTCAAATGGAGTCAATCTCAGCGGAACAAGGAAGAGGTCACTCTGTTTTGGAAAAACCTTCTCGATGGATTTGATACAAAATCAGTTGTGCTTGCCCGTACAGAGTATAACCTCGAATCCTCGAAGCTTGGGAAAAGCTATACATATGGTTTCTCGCAAAGCTTGACTAATCGTATGAAAGCATTTGTACAAGAACAGAATATTACAATTGCTTCTTTTTTTTACACGGTGTGGGGTCTAGTGTTACAACGCTACAATAACAACCAGGATGTAGTGTTTGGTGTGACTAGTTCGGGACGTACGGCTCCCATTAAAGGGATTGAGCAAATGGTTGGTCTCTTTATTAACACTCTACCGTTCCGAGTAAAAAATCGTTCAGATGAGACGATTATTGATGTTTTGCAAATGATTCATCAGCAGGTGAAGGAACGAGAGGCATATGAATCGATTCCGCTTGTTGATGTAAAAGCATGGACTGATTTGGACAATCAAGAATCGATATTTGATTCTATCATGATCGTCCAGAATTATCCGATTGATTTTAGCTTGATGAACAAATTTTCCGAGTTGTCTGTTCTATCCTATGAGATGAACGAATTAACCAACTATCCGCTGTGTTTGGAAGTCGTCATGAAAGATGACGTGGAATTGCGAATTACTTATCATGAACATCGCTTTGATGAATCTACCATTGAGCGTATTACTGGGCACTTCCTACAAATGATCGAAGGGATTATGAACGCTCCACACGCAAAACTCTTCTCCATTGAGATGATGACGCCTCAGGAGAAGACATTGATTCTCGAAACGTTCAACGATACGACAGTGGATGATCTACAGGAGCAAACGATTCATCAGTTATTTGAGAGTCAGGTAGAGCGTACACCGGATCAAGTGGCTGTAGTCTATGAAGGTGAGCAACTGACGTACCGTGAAGTAAACGAGCGAGCCAATCAATTGGCACGAACTCTGCGAGCAGAAGGGATAGGGCCCGATCAACTCGTTGGCATTATGGTGGAGCGTTCTCTTGACATGATGGTTGGGCTGTTAGGAATCCTGAAAGCGGGGGGAGCTTACGTACCGATTGATCCAGCATATCCGGAAGAGCGCATTCGCTACATGCTAGAAGATACGGGAGCCAAGCTGGTAGTGGTGCACAACCATTTGCAGAAGCGTATTTCTTTTGCCGGAAAATGCCTCATTCTGGATGAGGAAGCTTCCTATCAGAAAGATGCGTACAACCCTGAGCCGATTAGTGGTCCAGCTGATTTAGCCTATGTCATGTACACATCAGGATCGACAGGTAAGCCTAAAGGAGTCATGATTACTCATCAGGCAGTTGTCAATCAGGTGCATGGTATAACAGATCGGATCGACTTTGCTCAAGGAAAGTCAATCCTTTCCGTTACCACAATTTCGTTTGATCCCTTCGTAGTAGAAACGTTCCTTTCGTTAAGTAAAGGGGTAAGGGTCGTCCTAGCTAGTGAGGATCAACAGGCCGATCCGAAAGCCTTGTGCAATGTCATTTGGGAACAGCAAATCGATATGATTCAAATGACGCCTCCTCGTATGCAGATGCTGTTGTCATCTATGCATGGTACAGAGCGGGTGAAATGTTTACAGGGAGTAAGAGAGATTATGCTCGGTGGAGAAGCTCCTCCTGCTTTTTTGCTCAATACGTTACGTGAGCACACTCAGGCACGTTTATACAATATGTACGGTCCGACTGAAACAACGGTTTGGTCATCGGTTGCGGAAGTAACGATAAGAGAGCCCATCACGGTCGGCAAGCCCCTTATGAACAAATATTTCTATATTTTAAGTGCTCAGAGCCAACTTCAACCGATTGGGGTAGCAGGTGAGCTATGTATCGCGGGGGAGGGACTAGCAAGAGGCTACTGGAACCGTCCAGAATTAACGGCGGAGAAATTTGTGGAAAACCCGTTTATGCCAGGAAGTAAAATGCATAAAACAGGAGATTTGGCAAAGTGGCTTCCCGATGGCACCATTGAGTGTCTGGGTCGAATCGATCATCAAGTTAAAATCCGGGGCTATCGTATTGAGCTTGGGGAAGTAGAAGCACAGCTAGTAAACATGGAAGCGGTGCAGGAAGCCGTGGTAATCGCACGGGAAGACCAAGCTGGGCTCAAACAATTATGCGCGTATATTGTGGCAGAAAAGCAATTGACCATGAGTGAACTAAAAAGTAGCTTGTCTCGTGAACTGCCTAGCTACATGATCCCGTCTTACTTCGTGCAGTTGGATAAAATGCCCCATTCACCAAACGGAAAGATCGATCGTAAGGCTTTGCCTGCCCCAGAGGGTAGCAGCATCCATACGGGAGTGGAATACGTAGCACCTCGTACAGAAATAGAAGCTAAAATGGAAAAAATCTGGTGTGAAATCTTAGGGATAGAAAAAGTGGGAATGAACGATAATTTTTTTGAATTGGGTGGTCATTCTCTCAAAGCATCTCAATTTATCTCTACATTAGGAAAAGTCTCTCACAAGCATCTTCCGCTACGAGCCGTATTTAACACACCTACAATTGCGGAGTTAGCGGCATTGATTGAGGATGAGACATTAATTGATTATATGAAAATTGAAAAGGCACCGTTACAAGATTACTATCCGATTTCTTCTGCACAGAAACGATTGTTTGTCCTGAATAAAATGGATGAGGGTTTAACGACTTATAACATGCCAGGGATGCTATCGCTGAAGGGCAACGTAGATCGTACTCGCATGGAAAAGGCACTTCACCAATTGTTGAATCGGCACGAGGCTTTACGAACCTCTTTTCATTTTGTAAATAGCGAAGTAGTGCAACGGATTCATCAGCATGTCGAGTTCTCCATTCAAGAAAACCGAATACTGGAGCGTATGGACGTAGGAATGGATCAATCAATCGTTATCTCCCAATTAATCGACGCTTTTGTGCAGCCGTTTGATTTGGAACAAGCTCCGCTATTAAGAGTTGAGCTAGTACATCTAGAGAATGAAGAATATCTTCTCTTGTTTGATATGCATCATATTATTTCTGATGGGTCAACGATAGAGCTGTTCATCAAAGAATTTATGAGTTTGTATGCAGGCGAAACATTGCCTGATCTGTCTATCCAGTATAAAGATTATACCGTCTGGCACAACGCCCGTCTTGCTTCAGATGAATGGGAAAAAAAGGAGCAATATTGGTTATCGCAATTTGCTGACGAAATTCCAATATTACATTTGCCTACTGACTTTACCCGTCCTCCATCTAAAAGCTTCGCTGGGGATCATGTGCTGATGGAATTGGATAAAGAAGAGACTACTGTCATCAATCGATTTGCATTGGAAAATAACGTAACTCCTTTTATGGTGCTTCTTGCGACATATCATGTTTTGTTGGCTAAATATTCAGGACAAGATGATCAAGTAATTGGTTCTCCTATTGCAGGGCGGACACATGCTGATTTACAAAATATAATGGGAATGTTTGTAAATACATTGCCGTTCCGTAATCGCGTGGAACAACAGGAGAGTTTCCGTTCTTTCCTTGCTAGAGTGAAACAAAACGTATTATTGGCTATTGAGCATCAGGAGTATCCATTTGAAGAATTGGTGCAAAAGCTGGATGTGGAGCGCAATGTAGAAAGAAATCCGCTGTTTGATACCATGCTTATCCTGCAAAATATGGAAAGTAAAGAACTAACTTTAGATGATGCAAGGATTAGCCAATCTGTATTTCCAACAAAAACATCAAAGTTCGATTTGACTCTCGAAGCAAAAGAAAAGGAAGGACGATATCATTTCCGTTTAGAATACTGCAAGGATTTATTCTACAAAAAGACGGGAGAACAGCTATTAAAACATTTCATTAATCTATTGAAAATCGTCACGAAGAACCCTGATTTGACCTTTGGCAGAGTGGATTTTCTATTGCCGGAAGAAAAAAATCAGCTTTTAGTGGAATTTAACCATACAGCAATGTCCTATGATCGGGATAAGACCATTCATCAATTATTTGCTGATCGTGTAAAGTTATCACCAAATCAAATCGCAGTGATTTGTGAGGAACGATCACTAACTTATCAAGAAGTAGATGCTCAGGCCAACCAAATTGCGCATTATTTACTCGAACATCATCAGGTAAAACCTAATCAATTAATTGGAATCCTTATTGAACGATCTGAATTAATGCTGATCGCTATGCTTGGAATTCTTAAGGCAGGGGCTGCCTATGTTCCAATTGATCCAGTGTTACCTGATGAACGGATAAAGGTAATCGTTAATGAAGCAAAAATAAGTGTTGTGCTATCAACGACCCGTTTTGTCCATCAGCTTAATGCGTTGCAATGGGAATGCCCGACTTTTACTACCTTTGTTTGCCTTGACAACGATGAGATCAATGCCATTGAATCTAGCCAAACGAACGAGTTGATTGACCAGAAATTGTGGAATCATATCGGTTCAGTTGGTAAAGATGAGATCGCTATTGGTGGATGGGTCAGCAGTTTTACTGGACAACCATTCTCTCAAGTAGAAATGAGCGAGTACAGCAAAAACGTACTGCATAAGCTAAAGCCTCATCTAAATTCCCGAACGAGGGTATTGGAGATTGGGTGTTCATCTGGCTTAACTATGTTCGAGTTGGCTCCATATGTTGGTTCTTATTATGGTACGGATTTATCTAGTGTCATCATCGAAAAAAATCGACAAAAAATGGAACGCGAAGGTGTTTCTAACATTAAACTTGCTACTTTGGCTGCTCATCAGATTAATCAATTGAAAGAGCGGGACTTTGATGTTGTGATTTTGAATAGTGTTATCCAATATTTCCCTAATTATAACTATTTACGCTTTGTGCTAGCGAGGGCATTAGAGATGTTAGGAAAAAATGGAATCCTGTTTATTGGTGACATTATGGATTTGACGTTGAAAGAAGAGATGATCCAGTCATTAACCGATTTTAAGAGAGCACAGGTCGATGAAAAATATCGTACCAAAACAGAGTTTACATCTGAACTGTTTATCTCTCGTTCATTCCTAGAAGATTGGCTAGAGGAGAATGCTGAGGTCACTCATGTTGCTTTTTCTAAAAAAGAACACAGCATCGAAAACGAGTTGACCCGGTACCGTTACGACGCCTTATTTAACGTTGATAAAGAGTGTTTTCGAGAGGATGCTTTGGCAAAACAAGATGTAGCTACTAGACACAAGAATCAACATGGTGTGTCCATCATAACTGGACACCCTACAGATGAAATTAATACACCAGTACCTGCTAATTCACTTAGCTACGTTTGCTTTACTTCTGGCTCAACGGGAAAACCGAAAGGCGTAATGATCGAGCATCGTGGTGTGCATAATTTTATTGAAGCTGCTGTAAAAGTCATTCCTTATCAAGAGGGAAAACGTCTTGTTTCTGTTACTAATATTAGCTTTGATGTTCTCGTGCTGGAAACCTTTGTACCTCTCGTTAAAGGAGTCACTGTGATTATCGCTACGGAAAGTGAACAGCGCGATCCGAGACGTTTGAGCGAGTTAATTATTAACAACGAGACGAGCATGATACAAGTCACTCCATCACGGCTTCAATTGCTGATGAACGACGAGGGATGTCATAACAGTTTAAGTCTGCTTGAAGTCATTATGATTGGTGGAGAAGCTTTTTCAACAGTTCAATTAAAAGGACTGCAATCCATCACGCATGCCAAGCTATTTAATTTGTATGGACCTACTGAGACGACTGTATACTCCACGATTGCAGATTTAACCGGAAAAGAAACAGTAACCATTGGTCAGCCAATCGGTAACACCAGTATCTACATTGTAGATAAAGAAAAAAATGTGGTACCTATTGGGGTACAAGGGGAACTGTGTATTGCAGGAGATGGAGTAGCAAGAGGGTATTTATATCGACCTGACCTGACTTTTGAAAAGTTTGTACCCGACCCGTTTGATGTAGAAGACAACTCGGCTCGAATGTATTGCACAGGTGATTTAGCAAGATGGCGTGAGGATGGTACCCTTGAATATTTGGGGCGATCTGATCATCAGGTGAAAATTAGGGGTTATCGCATTGAATTAGGAGAGATTGAGGAACGCTTGCAGAGCCACGAAGAGATCACTGAAGCGGTCGTTCTCATTAGCGAAGATACGTTTGGCAATAAAACATTGATTGCCTACATTGTCTCTCAAACCCAACTTTCGGCTGCACCTCTGCGTGATTTTGTTAAAGAAGCACTTCCAGAGTATATGGTGCCAGCGCATTTTGTACAAATAGATAAGATGCCACTTACTCCAAGTGGTAAGGCCGATCGTAAATCTCTTGAAAAGACAACGACGAAACTCGCTACAGGCACTGCATTTGTTGCGGCATCCAATGAGGTAGAAGAAGTGTTGCTTTCCATTTGGGAAGAATTACTTGGCGTTACAGGCTTTGGTATTCATGATAACTTCTTTGACCTTGGTGGAAATTCTTTGTTACTTGTACGAATGCACAGTCTTGTTGATGAAAAATATCCAAATCGTGTGACTGTGACTGATATGTTTACCTACCCATCAATTGGTAAAATATCCCATATTTTGCATGGTGATATAGAGCAATCGCAGGCACTTACTTTACCAAGCATTTCGCTGGACCGAGATTACTTTACCAGTAATCAGATTCAGTCGGGTTCCTTGTTTGAAGCAGAACTAAAAGCGGCTGCTGTGATTAAGTTACAGCAGATGGCGGAAGCAGAACATGTGACCATAGAAGATATCTTTGTCGCTGCTTATGTATTCTTACTTTCCCAAATTAGTGGAACTAAGCAGATGGCAATCCAGCTACTGATGCAAAACTCGAATCAATTTGTGTCACTAGACGCAGATGTAAGCTCGATGTCTAACTTCCCAGAGTTGTTCCGCTTTGTCCATCAAAAACAGAAAGCGATAGATGATACGAAGATATATAGGGTAGATGAGCTTTCTGGTTTAGTAATGTCCAAAGAACCATTTACCGTTACACCGTTACTTTATCGAAAAGGACTTGCAACAAAGCGCAGTGAGATGAATGACATTTTTGATATCCTGCTTGAAATTGACCGAGGTAGCCAAAATATATACCTCCGTCTCGATTATCAGCCTCAACGACTTCGAAGCGAAAAGATGAAAGAGCTGTTCAATGCGTATATGAAACTTCTGACGATGATAATAGAAAACTATCAAACTTCGTAA